A segment of the Panicum hallii strain FIL2 chromosome 1, PHallii_v3.1, whole genome shotgun sequence genome:
AACAGGAAGAGTATAGAAGGGGTGTGAGTGAGTGGAATTTTGATATTGCAGACTTAAAAGCACAAGCAGCATTGGTATGCACTTAATAATTAAATATTTTTTGAATGAAATTTGAGTTTGTTTACCTTGACGCGACTAATCTTTTGTTTAATTATAGTACCCTGATGAGACTGAAGCAGAGGATTTTTTACGCTTTCTATTTGAACTTGATATTGTTGATGAAAGTACCCAGCTACAAGATCTTAGAGCACGGAATTGCCCAATAAACGTTGAGAGAATGGTACATctattttatatatttattaaTATTTTTTAAGTATTATCAGTTAGTATGACATGAAGCTGCAATAACAGAACGCTGGTGATGATGGCTCAGGAAAATCAAATTCAACAAGTCCAATGTCCTTATCTCAAAGGTTACATGGTTTTATTTTGATTCATCTCAATGTTATGTCAATTTCTAACATTAATGCCATGATTTGCCTCCACAAAAACTCTTATGTCAATATGATTTATTTATATGAATAAAGAACTATATTTCTACCTAGACTTGTAGCTTATTTGCACAAGCATACATTGTTTTATCTATCTTAAcattatataaatatataaattagAATTATATTTTTGACTAACATTATTGCCTCTATCAGTGTGAAACAACTTGATAAAGGAAGCCCAAATGGCCTTTTGCACAATGAGTCATTTGAAATTCATTCGATGTCACCTACTAAGCAACTGACAAGAGCAGGTATGTTTGAAATTCTTCCTTCTCAAACTAAAAAAAgtgttatttatataattttataagaACAATTTTAACCTAATATAACATGCAATATATGTTTATTTTTTCATTAATTTTTTTATCAACATAATTTATTGCATTGTTCTAGATATATAAGATTGAATTTAGGTGACACATACATCGAGACAAGTAAGGATGTTGTGTTTTGTGTAGTTTCTACCTGCAAGGATGTTGATGAATACCTAGAGAAAACTGCTTTTCAAAAAGGTCGATTTAAAGTGATACATGATTATAGCAAGGTATGTTTCCATCAATGTTATTTTCTATTTATATTTAGTTTTTAGTTATAAAAATCATAAATATTTTGTTGTAAACTTTATATTGATAATTTCTTGGGTTTAGTTGATATATAGCCTTCTTGAAACTTAACTTTGTTGGTTGTATTTGGTATTAGTTTATATTTTCACtacaaaatttcaaacttatAGAAATCATTTATTTTATCTTGGAATTAATTAAAGTATCGTGGAAATGGGTGATCCAACTTTTTGCATCCATGGCAGCAATATAAACTTGCCCATACCATTTTATCACTTTTGTGAAACCACTCAGTTTAATGTTGAATGACATAATGCAACTTTTTTGGAGCTAGCCACTCTAGAGGTTCATATGTTTGATGTTTGCGTGATTGTGATTCCTTACTATTTATTTCCTTAATCAACGGTGATCTTAGTTGTCCGTAATATTGTTGGGTGCAGCTTGAAGGAGCAACACAAAGAGAAAAGGAGTTGTTAGAACGTATTAATAGTTTAGAGAAAATGTAAGTATCtaatttttaataaatttattaatAGGATTGGTAAAGTTTTTCTaatctaattaaataattatCACTATAGGCTTCTTGCCACCCAGGATGAAGTTGAGAGGCTTAAAGCAAAGGGTAAATATATAGTAATGTTGCTACAAGTACTACATTTTTATAAACTTTAAGTCAATCATTAGTTTGTGTTATGTTATTTGACAGAGGCAAAAGGAGTAGAGGAGTGCCCGAAACAACAATAGTAGTGAAGTGAAAGTTAATTGTGTTGTTACCTAGGTGATGCTTGTAATGGTAGGAAGCAACTGCAGTGCATATGCATATCTCTTGTTATCCTGAGTGCACTAAGTTGGTTTAGTGGATTACATGTTAGAAATTGTTAGTGTCTTATGTCTCATTTTAAAAATGTTGTTTACTTCTTTCCTTAGGGTCTTATAAGAGAGATTTGTTATATATGATTGTATAGATTTATGACATGTGATGTTTTGGCACCTGAATCTGATCAAGATGGGATGAATTATGAAGAAGGAATGATGTATGGTGATATAGGTAGTTGATATGTGAAGATAGCTTAGCTAGCGGTATAGATGAAAATTGCCTCGGTGGTGTGGTATGGATGGAAATTTCTTTTCCTTAATGGAGTTGTTATGGTTGTATTTAAACTTTCTCAAATATAGGTAGTACATGTTTCTTTACTTATGTAAGACAGCATAGTTTGATGGCGATGGGTATACGTAAGGATGTTTTTTTTTCAATAATATGTGTGTGTATATGTATGTCCTGGATAATGCATTGAGCGCCTTCTAGTTTATCACTGTATATATGGTTTCCTTTGATTTATATGCAACTCAATTGTTAGAACATAAATCATCATATTCACCGCAAAAGTCTCCAATGCTCAAGTTTGTTTTTGAAACTTCTTTTACCCATTTCTATTAGATCAATATGCAACAATCCTATCTATCCACACACAAGCAAACTAAAACTTAGTAGGAAAATATCATAAGTGCCTTGGGAAAATATTTAACATACCACATTCTCTATCTACATCCTCTAGTCCATTGATCTAGAACCTGTCTAGTCCTCGGTGGAATGTGGCAGCCAAAAAGCATCTCGATCTAGAAGTCTCTGACAAGTCACATAGTGGCCCTAAAATGCACAATGGTTGAAGCTCCCTCCTATTGGATATACTTGTAATTGTTATGCTAATATAGTACAACAAAATGCACATTTCATTCAAATATAAGTAAGAGAATGTTATTATGCTCCTGTGGAACGGAAATCTAATGCAGGTGCAGTTCCTAAAGTGCGAAGAAGAAAGAGATTAACTACTAGAGCACGAAGCATCATAGCATTAGGATCTGTGCACATTATTAGTGCCCTATTGCGATAATAGAAAAGAGATCCTATCCTTGGCGCACGTCTAAATGAATATTTCAAAAAGGCTAAAAGCATAAAGAAGACGTGATCCGGCACGCGGCTCGTTCTGGGCCGTTGGTGAGCCACATTCGGGCCACCATTTTGGGTGAAGTGGGCGAAACGCCCCCGTGCGCTGGGCCCAAAATTAGGGGAGCCCCACGTGATCCGCCCGCCGCGCGAGCTGGGCCACGGGTCGCGGCGGGCGGGCACGCGCCGGTTCCGCGACCACCACCCGCGCCCCGCATCTGCGGAGGCCGAGCCCCCCGCCGCCTGCCCACCGCTCCTCCGCCTGCTCCGCCTCAGCTAATAGCGATGGGTGGTGGGAGCCGAGCCCtttccctctcctccctctgCGCCACCAcgctcgccgccgccagggCCCCCGCCCCCTTCCTCGCCCCCGCCCACCGCGGGCTGCTGCCCCTCCGCCTCGCCGCAGCCatgtcctcctcctcgtcctgcCCGGCCCCGGCCGCGTCGGGCGACGCCGcggccccggccccggccccggcgCCGTCCAACGCCATCGACTTCCTCACACTCTGCTACCGCCTCAAGGTGAGTCGCTCCGTTCCCGCTTCGCATTTCAGCGGGCTGGTTTGGTCGTCAGGGAATCCGGATGTGATTGCGGATGTGTGCGTGCAGACGACCAAGAGGGCCGGGTGGGTGAAGCGCGGGGTGCAGGCGCCCGAGTCGGTGGCTGACCACATGTACCGGATGGGCGTCATGGCGCTCGTCGCGGCCGATCTCCCCGGCGTCAACCGCGACAGGTGAAGTCGCCCGTTTCCTCTCCAACTCGGCTGTATCAAACATCCTCTGACTCCATTTTAATAACCAttttctccccccccccccccccttcaaTTGCAGGTGTGTCAAGATGGCGATTGTGCATGACATCGCAGAAGGTACTGTCTCAAATGACATCGTTTAGGTGGTCTGACTGGATTTTATGGCCTGTGCATGAGTCA
Coding sequences within it:
- the LOC112879103 gene encoding HD domain-containing protein 2-like, with translation MGGGSRALSLSSLCATTLAAARAPAPFLAPAHRGLLPLRLAAAMSSSSSCPAPAASGDAAAPAPAPAPSNAIDFLTLCYRLKTTKRAGWVKRGVQAPESVADHMYRMGVMALVAADLPGVNRDRCVKMAIVHDIAEAIVGDITPSDNVPKEEKSRMEKEALDHMCELLGGGPRAQEIRELWMEYENNASLEAKVVKDFDKIEMILQALEYEKEQGRDLEEFFQSTAGKFQTDIGKAWAAEIASRRKPK